Proteins encoded in a region of the Panicum hallii strain FIL2 chromosome 3, PHallii_v3.1, whole genome shotgun sequence genome:
- the LOC112885472 gene encoding spidroin-1-like — MAAAGAAVRWRQPGRKRAGLGLGWGDSRGGGGAEAEAGAGRQPRQRWGGGWGGGGAEATGRKRAGRRSRRSGAVAGVEASGAEAGGRGRGGAGARAEAAVVGWRWGGGGQGGSGRDGGRGGGGVKVGAAAAAAMGAVAAAGVEVRMGGDGETGGMKAAFGQKHLELLSPLVGF; from the exons ATGGcagcggccggggcggcggtgAGGTGGAGGCAGCCGGGGCGGAAGCGGGCGGGGCTAGGGCTGGGGTGGGGCGACAGCCGCGGCGGAGGTGGGGCGGAGGCAGAGGCTGGGGCGGGGCGGCAGCCACGGCAGAGGTGGGGTGGGGGctggggcggcggtggggcaGAGGCGACCGGGCGAAAGCGGGCGGGGCGGCGATCGCGGCGGAGTGGGGCGGTGGCCGGGGTGGAGGCGTccggggcggaggcgggcggccGCGGCAGAGGTGGGGCGGGGGCCAGGGCGGAGGCGGCCGTGGTGGGGTGGCGATGGGGCGGAGGCGGCCAGGGAGGAAGCGGACGggacggcggccgtggcggaggTGGGGTGAaggtgggggcggcggccgcggccgcgatgGGGGCCGTGGCGGCAGCTGGGGTGGAGGTGCGGATGGGAGGTGATGGGGAGACGGGTGGGA TGAAAGCTGCTTTTGGGCAAAAGCACCTAGAGCTTTTGAGCCCTTTGGTTGGCTTTTAg
- the LOC112885471 gene encoding uncharacterized protein LOC112885471: MLSENNYGVWAVKMKIFMRAQGVWAAMVNKGGVHEKMAQMALAAIVQPVPEAVVMSISERETAKKGVTTTVNEIRFLVTKVKDTTVIEKILHSVPDKFRPLISTIEQCGDVTVMSVTEMIGCLRAFKESSKGRRRDKEVEPQLLFVDTEPRLTRAEWEAKVAEEKKSGGGSGSGGVGEKKYCGKFDKSKVDCRNCGKFGHFADKCPAVKKVVIGMAQLAMADADDEAALL; the protein is encoded by the exons ATGCTTTCGGAGAACAACTACGGCGTGTGGGCTGTAAAGATGAAGATCTTCATGCGTGCACAAGGTGTGTGGGCTGCCATGGTGAACAAGGGAGGTGTTCATGAGAAGATGGCCCAAATGGCTCTCGCTGCCATTGTCCAACCTGTGCCGGAGGCCGTGGTGATGTCCATCTCGGAGCGCGAGACGGCCAAGAAAGGC GTTACCACGACCGTGAACGAGATTCGCTTTCTCGTCACGAAAGTGAAGGATACCACTGTCATCGAGAAGATCTTGCATTCGGTCCCCGACAAGTTCCGACCCCTCATCAGCACCATTGAGCAATGTGGGGATGTGACCGTGATGTCGGTGACGGAGATGATCGGGTGCTTGAGGGCGTTCAAGGAGTCTTCAAAGGGGCGGCGTCGTGACAAGGAGGTGGAGCCGCAGCTGCTGTTCGTGGACACTGAGCCACGGCTCACACGTGCTGAGTGGGAGGCCAAGGTTGCTGAAGAGAAGAAGAGCGGAGGTGGCTCTGGCAGCGGCGGTGTCGGTGAGAAGAAGTACTGCGGCAAGTTCGACAAGTCCAAGGTCGATTGCCGCAACTGTGGTAAGTTTGGACACTTCGCCGATAAGTGTCCTGCAGTGAAGAAAGTGGTGATAGGCATGGCGCAACTTGCCATGGCGGATGCTGACGATGAGGCGGCGCTGCTTTGA